The nucleotide window ACCAACTACATTACCGTTTTTTTCTGCCAGAATTGGAGAACCGGATGAACCTCCTTGCGTGTCAATGTCATCATAGGAAATCTGACCGCTTTTATTGTCGGTTAAAGGACCAGCTTCAATTTTCTTTGGATTACCATTAGGATGTTGAATGACGCATAACATGGAGCCTGGATGAGTCAAGTCTTGTGAAGACAAATTTAATGTTCCATACTTCTCTGAGGGCGATTCTCCTGCTTCGTTTCGACCTAATTGAATAATTGCGTAATCTAGCCTATCTTCTCGGTATTCTAGAAGATTAATGATCGGAAAGCGATCGTCAGGACGGGGTTTGTCAGTAGTAGGATCGATCTGAAAGTTAAAATTTACGTGCATTAATGTCGCAATTTCTGAAGAAGAAATTACTTTATTATTACGAGATGGTCTTTGCCATCCACCGCCAGTTTGATCGAAACAATGCCCTGCTGTTAAAAATTTATCCCCTTCAATTAAACATCCCGTACACCAGCGTTTTCCTTCAACATTTCCGGGATCTTCTCCTTCTTTACTAAAAAGATCGGCAATATTCTCTTGCCATTGTAATTGACCAACTGGGGGAGAAAATTGATCGACAAAATTCTTTGTAACACCTAGAGTTCCATCATATTTTTCAACATCTTGGCCATCATCCTTGTGACCACATATTGACTCACTAACTTGTGTAATCAATATATCTAGTTCTTCAACTTGATCCATTAATCCGTCTCTTTGTTGAACTAAATCATCGCGAGTCTCTACACTATGCTCTAATTCAGAACTGTCTTTTTTAGGGGGAAAAGGAAGGCTATTGCGTTTTTCAAACATATTTGGTCTCCATTTTTTGGTAATAAGGACAAAATCAAACTTGACTACGGACAACCCAAAGATTCTTCTTCAAAGATTTGGGTATCATCTAGGACTTTAACCATAACCGTAGCGGCTGCATTGGATGTTCCTGCGGTTGCGACTAATATGGTTTGTCCCTCTTCTTCAGCTAAGGATGCGATACAACTTTGCCAGTTTCCTTCTTCATTCTTAATTGCTTGAGGGATAAGAGAAACAACTCGCTCCCAAGCAATATCAAGGGGAATGGTTGCGTGTCCTTTTTCATCCAAAGAGAAAGAAATGCTGTAAGTTATCAAGTTGAGATGGGGTGTAATCTCCATTTCAACTTGTGAGATAGAAGAATTTAAAGTAACTTCCGTTTCTCCGCTTCCTAATGCTTCTGGCGAACCGACAAACTCTAAACTTCCTCCCATGATAATTTCTACTTCAGACCGGGTATAACCGGGATCCCAATGAGTATTTTCAGGTACTTGGGAATGTCCATAATGTCCTCCTGTTTTGTCCCAATTGTTAGCATTACGATTATGTCCTCCTGGATCTCTTGTGCCAACTTTGGGAAAACCATTCGGCCATTTTTGAGGAACACTATGAGTTTGTTCAATCCAGCGACATAATTTAGCGACATTTTTAAGGGTTGCTGAATTTTTAGGTTTACCCGCAAAACCAACCACCTCAATTTGAATCGCTGAATCTCGGTTAGTTTGAACACCACCCGGCGGATTGGCTAAAGAACGAGCAGAAACACTAGTGTCAATGTGTTGATAAATTGTTATAGGATCAACGGTAAAATGCGGATCAGATTTATTTGCTTTATACGCTCCCATTGCACCGGAGGCTGTTGAACCTTCAGTGGTGTGATGAACAATCTTAAAAGGACCTCCTGAATAAGCTCCGACTCCTCCAGTAATGGGTTTCCATGTTGCGAAAGGACATTTAGCCATAAGTACCTCGAAAAATGAATTAAGGTTGAATTTGAACACAGGGAAGCGTCTGAGTTAATTCTTGTAATCTTCCCCAAAAATATTGCGTGGATTTGCTTTCTGCACCATAGCGATCACCTAAACTTTTAGCTTTTTCTGCCGCTTGTTTTCCGGCTAAAGCGTGTTGTTGATCACAATCACAAGGTGCTAAATCATAGGCTTTTTGATAATAAGCGATCGCTTCTAGAAAATTCCCTGCTGTTTCTGCTTGAAAAGCCAAGCGAAAATAACGATCTAGTTCTGTTTCTTGAGGTTTTGGCTCTTCACTGGGATTGAGAAATCGGGTAGAACCCTCACAAGAATTCGGGGAAAAAGTTTGGACAAGTTGGGAAGGCTTAAGTGCAGGAAACTGTTCACTATTTGGTAATCCGCAACCCATCAAAAAGCAAAAATCTAAGACAAGAATCAACCCAAAATAAGGGAAAGACATCGAATTTAACTACTCATAATTTGCATCAAGGTTAGTTCTTCAATCCCTAACAATTCTTGTGCTAATTCTGGATTCTCTGAAGATTCTGCAATAACTTCTTCAAAAGCAACAGATTCAGCATTAAGCTTAGATAACCAAGCGTTAGCTAAATTCTTGATTTCTTTTGCTTTATCATCCCCATTGATCACTCGTCGGACCTTCAAAAAATCTGTTTGATTGCCATTGACATAAGTTCCTAATTTTTTACCTGTAAATTCTCCAAGTAATATTCCATCAACTAGGATAAATAAAGCAATATTAGGTTCCATCACTTTATCGGGATTAGATACTAAATCAGTTCCTAATTTTCGAGTATATTTTTCATAGTTAT belongs to Geminocystis sp. NIES-3709 and includes:
- a CDS encoding penicillin-insensitive murein endopeptidase, whose product is MFEKRNSLPFPPKKDSSELEHSVETRDDLVQQRDGLMDQVEELDILITQVSESICGHKDDGQDVEKYDGTLGVTKNFVDQFSPPVGQLQWQENIADLFSKEGEDPGNVEGKRWCTGCLIEGDKFLTAGHCFDQTGGGWQRPSRNNKVISSSEIATLMHVNFNFQIDPTTDKPRPDDRFPIINLLEYREDRLDYAIIQLGRNEAGESPSEKYGTLNLSSQDLTHPGSMLCVIQHPNGNPKKIEAGPLTDNKSGQISYDDIDTQGGSSGSPILAEKNGNVVGVHTNGGCSGFSGANFGVSIGTIRRASNLLDSAESSVIIFPNLADVETVDNETPIELKDTPCFSPLDEESLEDLEAVPFPAVDTQLPIKGTGYYSYAKFREKQFGLTETIEAIKKIGELWFASHRTGPVIGVGNISKQGGGPVPPHSSHQTGLDVDFRLLRTDGARTGITFLSPSYSRTRTQALVNTILSNPILRVKVILFNDKKVQGVQPWPGHDDHLHVRFIK
- a CDS encoding N-acetylmuramoyl-L-alanine amidase, with translation MAKCPFATWKPITGGVGAYSGGPFKIVHHTTEGSTASGAMGAYKANKSDPHFTVDPITIYQHIDTSVSARSLANPPGGVQTNRDSAIQIEVVGFAGKPKNSATLKNVAKLCRWIEQTHSVPQKWPNGFPKVGTRDPGGHNRNANNWDKTGGHYGHSQVPENTHWDPGYTRSEVEIIMGGSLEFVGSPEALGSGETEVTLNSSISQVEMEITPHLNLITYSISFSLDEKGHATIPLDIAWERVVSLIPQAIKNEEGNWQSCIASLAEEEGQTILVATAGTSNAAATVMVKVLDDTQIFEEESLGCP
- a CDS encoding tetratricopeptide repeat protein, producing MSFPYFGLILVLDFCFLMGCGLPNSEQFPALKPSQLVQTFSPNSCEGSTRFLNPSEEPKPQETELDRYFRLAFQAETAGNFLEAIAYYQKAYDLAPCDCDQQHALAGKQAAEKAKSLGDRYGAESKSTQYFWGRLQELTQTLPCVQIQP